The Vibrio astriarenae genome contains a region encoding:
- a CDS encoding two-component system response regulator, with the protein MNSVYHNILIIEDERLQRRLLQRALESLTDAKIHIAENGMEGLDLATQFSPDLIFCDLKMPNMDGVQFAQKLVSLSIETKLVFISSTETDILNAVVHMASNQGLKHCTKLNKPISKQDIVRVLEQFDQVNVGASTGHAAAKLMLGEDDIQHALLSGDIRPFYQPQYDAKSGTIVGIEALARWHHPTEGLLTPDRFLPAVSEFGLNYLLCSTMLRMAFSQLKQWHDKGFPVSMSVNAAPSDLMQADFADRVVGLLEEFRLPGHFLTLEVTETEVASNLNLLIEHTSRLRLNGVNISIDDFGIGYSSLAQLLSSPFNELKIDRFFINKMLTSDSHMATVEFVVALAKKLNLTVVAEGVETKQQALALQQIGCDLLQGFFFSKPIPSEQLEQLLAQNFA; encoded by the coding sequence ATGAATAGTGTTTATCACAATATCCTCATTATCGAAGATGAAAGACTGCAGCGTCGCTTGCTACAACGCGCTCTAGAGTCTCTCACTGATGCCAAGATTCATATTGCTGAAAATGGTATGGAAGGGTTAGATCTTGCGACTCAATTCAGCCCTGACTTGATCTTTTGTGATCTAAAGATGCCGAATATGGATGGCGTTCAGTTTGCTCAGAAGTTAGTCAGCCTTTCAATAGAGACTAAGCTTGTGTTCATCAGTAGCACAGAGACGGATATCCTCAACGCCGTCGTGCATATGGCTTCGAATCAAGGGCTAAAACACTGTACCAAACTCAACAAACCCATCTCAAAACAAGATATTGTTCGAGTTCTAGAGCAATTTGACCAAGTGAATGTCGGCGCTTCCACTGGGCATGCTGCTGCTAAGCTCATGCTAGGGGAAGACGATATCCAGCACGCTCTCTTAAGTGGTGATATTCGTCCGTTTTATCAACCACAATATGATGCAAAATCTGGAACAATAGTGGGCATTGAAGCACTTGCTCGTTGGCACCACCCAACGGAGGGATTGCTGACTCCAGATCGATTCTTACCCGCTGTTTCTGAGTTTGGTCTCAACTACTTGCTTTGCAGCACCATGCTAAGAATGGCATTTAGTCAATTGAAGCAATGGCACGATAAAGGCTTTCCCGTTTCAATGTCTGTCAATGCGGCTCCAAGTGACCTGATGCAAGCCGATTTTGCTGATCGCGTTGTCGGTTTACTTGAAGAATTTCGCCTGCCTGGCCACTTTCTCACTTTGGAAGTCACGGAAACGGAAGTCGCCTCAAACCTCAACCTTTTGATTGAGCACACCTCACGCCTGAGGCTCAACGGGGTCAATATCTCTATTGACGATTTTGGCATTGGGTATTCATCCCTTGCCCAATTATTATCGAGCCCTTTTAACGAACTAAAAATCGACCGTTTCTTTATCAACAAGATGCTGACTAGCGATAGTCATATGGCTACTGTCGAGTTTGTCGTAGCGCTCGCTAAAAAACTTAACCTTACCGTGGTTGCCGAAGGTGTAGAAACTAAGCAACAAGCACTTGCCTTGCAACAAATAGGCTGCGATCTCCTACAAGGTTTCTTTTTTTCCAAACCGATTCCCAGCGAGCAATTGGAACAACTGCTCGCTCAGAATTTTGCATAA
- a CDS encoding amidohydrolase, whose product MSDYQNLDNEVTAIADELWAVSSKVWELAELSYQEIESSALESALLEKHGFEIVERNIAGLETSWVATWGSGKPVIGYMVEFDALPSLGNKVTPTQQPTENGNTNGHGCGHSTIGPASIGGAIALKKHMEKEGISGTIKVFGCPAEEALNGKNYMVAAGAFDGIDVALHNHPFDVTTAVNFHTTASVDLIVEWHGVTAHAGVSPWEGRSALHASEIFLVSANMMREQLEPTARLHYQILEGGAAVNVIPDHAKVLVRYRGKSADDVRKHKAWLEDMAKGAALSTQTRAEVTNLGGIYDILPNDTFADSITQHLNRYFPVEWTEEEQNFARAIQREAGKAEDGLFSKVLAPQKGVENGGSSDVGDVSWTVPTMGIGFSAWPLHIPAHQWGVTASVGSSIGRKAIVQASHTLAAQGLELMTNPDLLEAIKKDFETQKAGREYVTLNDLDVNPAAGLTEEQRAQHEEFLKKSIDNFLPKEGR is encoded by the coding sequence ATGTCTGACTATCAGAACCTAGATAATGAAGTTACTGCGATTGCTGATGAGCTTTGGGCCGTATCGTCAAAAGTATGGGAGCTTGCTGAGCTGAGCTATCAAGAGATTGAAAGCTCCGCCCTGGAGAGTGCGTTACTTGAAAAGCATGGCTTTGAGATAGTCGAGCGCAATATTGCAGGACTAGAAACCTCTTGGGTTGCGACTTGGGGAAGCGGCAAGCCTGTCATTGGGTATATGGTTGAGTTTGATGCGCTGCCAAGCTTAGGTAATAAGGTTACGCCAACGCAACAACCGACAGAAAATGGAAATACGAATGGCCATGGTTGTGGACATAGCACGATTGGCCCTGCGTCTATTGGCGGTGCCATCGCCCTCAAAAAGCATATGGAAAAAGAGGGTATTTCAGGCACGATCAAGGTCTTTGGTTGCCCTGCGGAAGAAGCTCTAAATGGTAAAAACTATATGGTGGCTGCAGGAGCTTTTGATGGTATTGATGTTGCATTGCATAATCACCCATTTGATGTCACAACTGCAGTTAACTTTCATACAACGGCTTCGGTTGACCTTATCGTCGAGTGGCATGGTGTCACCGCACATGCTGGCGTTTCACCATGGGAAGGTCGTAGTGCGCTACATGCCTCTGAAATTTTTCTCGTGTCTGCCAATATGATGCGCGAGCAGCTTGAGCCTACAGCTCGATTGCATTACCAAATTCTAGAGGGAGGCGCAGCAGTGAACGTTATCCCTGATCATGCCAAAGTTCTGGTTCGTTACCGAGGAAAAAGTGCTGATGATGTGCGCAAGCATAAAGCTTGGTTAGAGGATATGGCGAAAGGTGCGGCACTTTCAACGCAGACACGTGCTGAAGTAACAAACCTAGGTGGTATCTACGATATTCTACCAAACGATACCTTTGCAGACAGTATTACTCAGCACCTCAATCGTTACTTCCCCGTTGAATGGACGGAGGAAGAACAAAACTTTGCACGAGCAATTCAACGTGAAGCAGGTAAAGCGGAGGATGGTCTTTTCTCTAAAGTATTAGCACCTCAAAAAGGTGTAGAGAATGGAGGCTCATCTGATGTGGGGGATGTGAGTTGGACGGTACCAACCATGGGCATTGGCTTTTCAGCATGGCCTCTTCATATTCCAGCACATCAATGGGGTGTAACAGCGTCAGTGGGCTCGAGTATTGGTCGTAAGGCGATTGTTCAGGCTTCCCATACTTTAGCCGCGCAAGGGTTAGAGCTAATGACTAATCCAGACCTTTTGGAGGCGATTAAAAAAGATTTCGAAACTCAAAAGGCTGGCCGAGAGTACGTCACGCTTAATGATTTGGATGTGAACCCAGCGGCAGGTTTGACTGAAGAGCAACGTGCGCAGCATGAAGAATTCTTAAAAAAATCCATCGATAACTTTTTACCAAAAGAAGGTCGATAG
- a CDS encoding Crp/Fnr family transcriptional regulator, whose protein sequence is MSYAISWPCELSHHLQQKLLAISTPLKNTATLTQFALNAIAKPNDVSRWGIAYISEGVISICFDNDQVQTQNSVILGQGAWIDSEMMIYALQMGGFIEEIEPLKYLWFRKEQLLSISEQNHEGYKLLHHSKKTLRQQWLQAQHISQHVRDVRVAYLLHELARQTSTVLGAKPLLLLSQDQLAIMTGLSRPRVNEVLKKFNSDGIISQARGRIYIEDNVQLAAYLPPHIHLAHKYN, encoded by the coding sequence ATGAGTTACGCTATCTCTTGGCCCTGTGAGCTATCACATCATCTTCAGCAAAAGCTACTAGCAATCTCAACCCCCTTAAAAAACACGGCGACGCTGACACAATTTGCACTCAATGCCATCGCTAAACCAAACGATGTCAGTCGATGGGGTATTGCCTATATTAGTGAAGGGGTCATATCAATCTGCTTTGACAATGACCAAGTACAAACACAAAACTCTGTCATCCTTGGTCAAGGTGCATGGATTGATAGCGAGATGATGATCTACGCATTGCAGATGGGGGGATTCATAGAAGAAATTGAGCCTTTGAAGTACCTCTGGTTTCGCAAAGAGCAGTTGCTCTCAATCAGCGAACAGAATCATGAAGGCTATAAATTATTACACCACAGCAAAAAGACATTGCGCCAACAGTGGTTGCAGGCCCAACATATCTCGCAGCATGTCAGAGATGTTCGTGTTGCCTATTTACTGCATGAGCTAGCACGACAAACGTCGACGGTACTGGGTGCAAAACCTCTGCTGCTGCTCTCCCAAGATCAACTTGCGATCATGACTGGTCTATCAAGGCCTAGAGTCAATGAAGTCTTAAAAAAGTTCAATAGTGACGGCATCATCAGCCAAGCTCGCGGGCGTATTTATATAGAAGATAATGTGCAACTGGCGGCTTATTTACCTCCCCACATTCATTTAGCGCACAAATATAACTAA